The DNA region CTCGTATCAATTTCTACATATCTATAGCTAAATTGACTACATATCTATAGCTAAATTGACTGTGGTCATGATTGATGACCTTATTGTGTCTTCTCCTGCATTCATTAGAAGATTACTTTGGATGAATTAATTTAGCGATTAGAAGTTAGACCTTTTTCATTTATAGCGATTAGAAGCTTTTACTTGCTTTGTCGACAGGTAGAAATAAAGAACATGAATTCGTTTTCTGCAATGAATAAAGCCATTGATTACGAGATCTCGAGACAGGTTCTTCTACATAGTCAAGGTCAAAACGATCAGATTTTCCAAGAAACTCGTCTATGGGAAGCAGGGCCGTAACTTCCATGAGGCCAGAGAGGCGATCGCCTCAGGGCCCAATCCAATGAAGGgcccattttttttattaaaaaaatgagaGATATGGACCCTAAATGACCGTTAAACCTATTCTCACAGTTCTGAGGCACACACTGACGCATGACTCTTATTTGCACATAATTTATTCTTCGGTGTTGCTCTTCTTTGCACGTGATTTCTTCTTCGGCGTTCTTTCTACTAAGGCACGGATCCACAGAACAAGAGGTAATCATAATCTTCTTCTTCGACCATCTTCTTCGTCTTGCAACACGTGACACTAATTGTAACCTAATCATGCAACAAGGATCGTTTGTACGACCTAATCACGTCGATTCTCACAGTGGCTATCTCACTCGACGCGGGTTGGCAGTTGGCCTTTGTTCGCGTGACTTAATTGCATAGCACGGGGCTGTCACACGCTACCTCAGTCGCTTATGCAAACTGCGACCTAATTGCATGGTGGTTACTACTTGTCTTCTTGCTACTGCCTATGGCTACCGCATTGGTATCAGTATTATAGGATACACTAAATGGGTTACCAATGTTATCTATTGAGAAAGAAAGAGTTCGACAATTGAATTATGCAGATTTGATAATTGTTTTTATCTCTAAAATAGCTATACGAgtagtgtttatataattattttaaatatttattatttttttgttgatgtaatatatttatttttaatttatttatatatttaatatatatgttatttataaattgaactttattattatttatcataGCAGAAGAGTCACTTTTTTAGTATGCACTTCAGGGCCCGTCGTACACAGGTACGGCTCTGATGGGAAGAAGGTGCTCAGGTTTGCCATTCCCCATGTAGTTCAGATTATGAGTCTTatcttcatttttcttttttcattcTGCCTGTTTATGGACCAGAAAACTTTTACAATGAGGAAAAAGGAAGGGCTAGCAGATTATAGATATTTTCCAGAGCCTGACCTTCCAGAAGTTGTTCTCACAAAGGAATTTGTCGACAAACTTTGTCAAGGGTTGCCTGAGCTTCCTGAAGCAAAGCGCAGACGATATGAGAAAATGGGTCTCGCAATGCAAGATGTTCTCTTTCTAGCTAATGACAATCATGTAGGAAATAGCTAAAATCTCGGGTTGCTTCAGAGATAAACAGATGCCTTTCATTGCAGGAACAGTAACAACTTATGAATTTTGCAGGTTGCTGAATTTTTTGATGCATCTCTTGAGAACGGCGCTGATCCAAAATTAGCCGCCAACTGGATTATGGGAGATATTTCAGCTTTTCTGAAAAATGAGCGACTTTCAATAACTGAAATAAAACTAACACCGTTTGAGCTTTCTGAATTAATAGCTTCAATAAAAAATGGAACCATCAGTGGGAAGATCGGGAAGGAGGTATGTCAATGTTTGGATTTCGTGTGCTggataatttccttctataatctggTTATGGTTGTTTTGGTAATATTAAAGTTGTTGACATGTAAAATTAACCAACTCATTTTTTGCGATCAAGAAAGTTGTCGAACTCTCAACATTTCTTGCTGATCTTAATATTTGTTAGCATATTCTTCAGTCTTCTTCAGGGAAACAATCATGAAGTCATAAATCTCCTAGAAATTGATGGTATCATAAACGACAATtactatgtttttttttcattatgaTACGATATGCCATCATTGCAAGTATATTCTAAAAGCTCAGGGTTACGCCGTTAGTTCTTTTTAGCTAATCAAAGCATTTTATATCTCTTCTTTGCCTGACTGAAAACTATACGAACTAATAGTTCTTCTATGTAGAATGTTTGGAAAAGGCTATAGACCATATGCTTAAACATCCCTACCAGATGTTCGACATTATATAccatatttttctaaatattctcattttttttttccattttctgaCAGATACTTTTTGAGCTTCTGGCCAAAGGTGGAACTGTCCAGTCACTGATAGAGGAAAAGGATCTAGTTCAGGCAAGTCTAATATTTCCGGTCCGCAAAGCATCTGAATTTATAATTGTTGATCTCAGCATTGAATTGTGATGATTTGATGCATGGATTCTTCTGTTTATCGATTGATGGTATCCAAGTGAATTCTTAGTAATATCTTCAGATTTCTGACTACCTAAATATTAACTATAGTGGAGCTGATAAACTTGTAAACTGTTAACCGCGAATAGAGTAGTTTAACAATTGTTGTAGTTGGTAATATGCTGAGCATGGCTTTGAGTTATAACAACAACAGCAGCAGCATCATAAGTCGCAAGGATCGTCCAACAATTCTTACAGCTGAAAGAACTCCATTTCGAAGTCTCAGAAGAACAATTCATAATGAAAGAGACATGATAGCTTCCGACTCATCTAAACAGGAGTGAGCAACATCAATTTTAGGCTTTTGTATCATAAAATTTACGAGACCAAGCTTTCTATGTTTGTGCTCCTTTTCCAACCATGAAAACCGATACTGATTATCGCGAACTTGTTGCTGGTTATCCAGCAAATTTGTTTTCCACAATGTATAACTCGCTTTATATGCGAAATTTCAGATTGTAGATCCAGCAGCCATAGAAGCACTAGTTGATAAAGTCCTTGCTGCGAATCCGAAGCAGCTCGAACAGTACCGTGCAGGAAAAACCAGGTTGCAGGGGTTTTTCGCCGGCCAGGTGCATGAATCAGCGACATTTCGAAAAGCTATGATTTTACTGCAGTCTGAAACTCTGATTTTTGGTTCTGTAGGTGATGAAGGAATCCAAGGGCAAGGCAAATCCATTGGTTTTGAACAAGATTCTTGGCGTCAAATTGAAAGGAGAGAGTTGACTTTGTTAAGACCCAAAGTCATGAGATCTGCCTCGTAGATTTTCTTGCAAAGGAAGTTTAGAAAGTCAGAGTTGACTTTAATAAATTGGGAACACAAGAATGTAAGTTTCCATATAGATGCCATTTAGAGAagagaaaattttcattttattattgtattttAACTACCTTTTAAAATAGTTTCACTATTATTATTTTACCTTTATACTTTGGTAGGATCACTTTCATAGATGAGTGTTATTAATTCTCCCCTTAATTGTTAAAAATATGggataacatgataacaaaactATAGATATTAATACTTATGAAAGcgtgaattttttttatataaaaggtagaaaattaaaaggacgtCCTTATTATCATTACTATCAAAAGTGTACCACActttgaaataaatatcaaaAGTGTACCAACATCGATGCAGCAATTTTACAAAGTTGCTCCAATTGGAGCAGTTTTCATGACTTTGTTGTGGTAAAAGGTGATTCGTTCAGTCCCAGCGTTTCTGTTAATCCGTCCCTAGGTCAAcatggaagaggtaaatcacggggatAGTAGCCCGGATAATCACTAGTGCATAAAGGAGGGCAGGAACCTGGCTACTAGTTAAGATTTGACTCTCAGACTTCAATATGGTAACACTTTATGTACTAGCCACTAGTCCATCCCGAGAGGATGGTTTTCATAACTTTATTGCTCCAATTGGTGCGAGTTTTCATGACTATCGTTGCAATACATGATTACAAAGTTGCTCCCTGATCGTTGGTTAAAAAGTATGCATTACAAAGTTGCTCCCTTTCTACTGTGCTACTCCTCTATTATAGTGTGACAATATTAAAGCGACATATCTTATCGCAAATCCAGTCTTCATGCTTGTTCCAAACATGttgagattgattttcattttgtccgTGAACGTGTGATAACTCGACAACTTTCCGTTTCTTACATCTCTACTTAAGATCAAATTGTTGATATATTCATCAAACCATTATCCATACAATGTTTTACCAAACTAGCAATCAAAATCAATGTCCAAGTACTCCTGTTGAGTTTGTTGAAGGATAATGACAGCAAAGAAGATAATAATGAATAATAATCTTGAATTGATTTCAACCATATCAGGTATTATAATCAAAATCGACATGAATCAATAACATAAGacaatattttcaaatttatcatattcattgctataattataaatattatgattataaatattattatatgcTAAGGTACGTAAGCTTCTAGACATAGCACCAGAGGGAATTAGACAATGATTAAGTTTATATATTGCAAATAGAACTTGATCAAATGCAAATAGCCACAAAGATGAATAGTGCCAGAAATCTACTGTTGGTGCTATCACTAAGATCAGACTTTCTCGTCCATCCTGCTCCTGTGTGATATGGATTTGAGAAACTCAGGaatttcaatttatttcaaacCATGGGGAATGATGCCTTAAACCTCGATGATGCTACTTCGATGAGGGTAATGAGGCTACTTCGATGCCTTAAACCTCACTTAATCGGCTCACAAGGTGACATTTCTATTGCACAAGACCGCAATTAGGATTCAGAGAAAAGTGTCAATACTAGTATCAAACCAGGCATAAATAGACGAATTCTAGTCACTGTCAGAGTCACATAACAAGATTGCAGTGTGCCAGAATTTGAAGAATTTCAGCAAACAAATGGATGGTATGGCACAATGACTGAGAGTTTTATGGTGTTTCCAAATATCAAATAGTTCAATAAGTTGAAGAAACTCATATAAGCCAGCCAGGTTAAGATCATAGCCATTGAGTGCATAAATCTAAGAAAGTATAAGTTTGACAAGAGGAACAAGATACTGCAACTGACCCATTAATGTCCAAGAATGTAGCTGCCTCGACAAGAAGTGTCAGTATAATAATTGCTAAGAGCTAGTGACAATACAGAGATATAGGCAGTTCTTTTAAGCATAACATTCCATATAAAATTTTAAGAACTTCCATTGGATAATGGATAATAATAagcatgtaaaaaaaattaagaaaataaaatagtcagacacaaaaaaaaataaattaaaagattaCTCAATAGAACTATTTTAAAGTGTATCAAccaataaatttttaagatttttgatgaaataaaaaatatatttcttttcACTTTTAGAGGTACATGATATATCAAGAATCtcaataacaaaaaaataaaattaaattaaaggaaAACTTATATTACAACTATCACTCAATAGCAAATTGTTTATTTATTGCATAACTATACACCATAAAGCAACACAAATTTCTCACACAACATAGTAATAATCCTTAAAAAGAGAAAAATCATAGTATatccaacaataaaataaatcgcGGTGTGACATAAAATAAATCACATATATGCGAAGAACTTCATAAGGCATGACAGATTCACctttaaacaataaaataaatcgcGGTGTGACATAAAATAAATCACATATATGCGAAGAACTTCATAAGGCATGACAGATGCACCTTTAAACAATAACTATGATCTATGCGTGCTCAGCCTCCTCCCTCGACTTTCATCCTacaatcaagagattaaagaattcAAGATTATTAAAAAGGACGGTAACAACACTATACATATAATTGAATTGATGTTTATCTAATATCATCTTACCAGTTATTTTAGAAGTATTCCAATCAGTATTATCACATTTGAATTACAATACATTTGTGATTGCTTATAAGCCGTTGCTGCAAACAAAACATATATATAGTGCCTTTCGATAGTATACATTTtatcaagaaatatatatattaaatgtcTAAATTTTGTCAAGAATTTTTTTTCATGAGAATTCTGAAAGTTCTAAGATTCCATATAtggaaaatctttttgaaaatgaGTATATGATGGGATTGAACAACTTGCTTACTAAACTAAAATATCAAGGTTAGTATAAAGTGGATGAGTTTGAACACTATCACTTTTcaataattagctaaattaaataaaaataaataaacttttttacaaaagaaaaagaaatcataTTATATCACAACAAAGACATAGTTTAGCTGTGCAACTATAGAAATACATATaatgatatgttattttattcAACTAAAATGATTTTCTAACTTACCTTTCGAACCATGTCGGGCTGGAGGAGCCTATTCAATATTAACATTTGGAACATTTGAGATGATTGGCCAATCTTCACCAGTCTCCCTTGCACATCTACTTTTAAGTTGTGGGCAACCGACAATATTCAAAGTTTTCAACATAGGTAGATTCTTCAAATCCCTTGGCACCCTTTCTAATCGTGGGCAGTTCCAGATTGATAGTATACGAAGAGACTTGAGATGCTGTAGCCAGTCAGGCAAGGTCGTGAGATTGGAAAATCTATTTATGTATAGTTGTTCAAGTTCAGTACTGCTTGCTGCTTCTGCTGTCATAAACGACTCCAATTCATCACAACAACAAATACTTAATGTTTTGATTCCGTACTGAAACATTAATTGATTGTTAAGATGTGAACCAAATAGACATAATTTTTTGAGCGTGTGTTAAGTATTGCAGTTGCCCACGTAAATCAAATTTGTTATCACAAATCTCTATTTGGAACTCATCTACTAAATTCAAGATTTGAACGAGTTCTTTTGGCTGCGGTATCACACCATTccatcgaaaacaaagaaaactgaGACTCCCCACTTCCGACGGGAAGAATACCAAATTATCACACTCTTCAATGGTCAATGAACGAAGCATTTCTAGGAACTGCATTTCATCCACAGGAAGAGATTGGAGTTGTCTGCAGTTTCTAATTTGAAATTTGGTCAAGGATGTGAGGTTTCTGATGGAGCCACTTGGAAGAGATGCTATGTCAGGCATCCCCGTTagttggagaagagaaagagaagtgaATCTTCCGATACATGAGAGTATGCTCTCGCTGTATGATATCTTAAGCTCTTGGATTCTAGGAAGTCTCGGTGTACTTTTCAATTTAGGACACCAGGAAATCAACAACTTTCGCAGTAAAGGAAACAACTGATCGACAACATGAGACTCTGACCATTCCTCTAAATTAAACATCCGTACCAAGCTGAGTTCTCGAAGGGAAGGAAAGCCTCTGTAACCATGGAACTCAGCACCCAAGTGTGTAATGCCATCCATATAGTCTAAGTCAAGCTTCTTAAGAAACTGTAGATTTCCAAACGGAGGAATAAGCTCACAGCCCCTGCAGTTTCCAAGACTAACTTCAACCAAATTTGGCAACTGTGACTCCATCAACCATACTGGAAATTGTGGGCTACTATAACCGCATATTTCTAACCTCTTTAAGCTCGTGTTGGGACAAAGATCAACAAACATGCCCTTGTCATATCTTTCATTAGACACTATGCACAGTTCATTAAGATTTTTATTATTCAAGATTTTTCTGCCACCACAAGAATAAttcttaaaatcttttaaaaatttaattgtcATTTTTCCATGAAGCTTCAAATTCTCAAGCTCTATAATTGAGCATGCACCAGGCTTGCCACTTGCAATAAAGAGAGGTAAACTTCGAAGATTAGTTAGTCGAGATAATCCACAGGGCATGTGTGTCAATCTATAATTACTTAGTAAATCAAGATCCCGAaggttttgcatattccctaacTTTTTTGGTAGCTCTCGAAGTTTTTGATTGAAACTCAGATTGAAATACTGTAAATTAGGGAGAAGAGTTATGGAGTCCAGTAGAACTTCAATATGATTCCATGATAAGTTGAGGTACCTCAAATGTATCAGAATTCCTATTGACGTCGGCACCTCCCTGATGCGACCGCGAGTTAAATCTAATGCCCGCAAGTACAATGGTTTAAGTTCTGAGAAGAGTTCAAGCAGATTGATACTCAAATGTGAAAATGTATATATGTGCATAAAGGTGCGCAAGTACAAAGGTTTCTTGCTTAAGTCCTGAGTCATGTTTGGAAACTTTCTTGGATCAATTTGCAAATGATATGTTCTGTTTCCAAAATTTTCCACCGAGTCTTGATAGGAATTCCAATATACATCTGCAGAGACTGATCGTGCCAGATCATGCATTAAATCATGCATCGTGCACTCGGTTACATATTGAGAAGGTACCAAGAGAAAGAATGATCTCAGCACAAGATCATCAAAGACATGCTCGCCCACTGTTTCAGCATCAAAATTTCCTTCTGAACGTACGAAACCATTTGCTATCCACAGTTTTATCAGTTCATCCTTTTTCATCTTAACATCTTTTGAGAATAGGGAAGCAAATGCAAAACACTTCTTTGACCGTAGAGGGAGAGCGTCATAGCTCAACTTTAATACAGCTAACACTTTATCTTCCTGATTTCCCAACTTCCATATTTCACTGTTCAATACCGAGGACCAGTAATTTTCGTCTCGAGTGCTACGGAGCATGCTACCGAGAGATATGGCAGCCAAGGGAACACCGCCACATTTCTCAACAACCTTTGCACCAATTGCCATTAAGTTTTGATCCACTGCTTGATCTCTAAATGCAAATCGTTGAAACAAGGACAGACAATCATCTCTGGACAACTGTTGTAGTTGGTGAGTGGTATCGGATGAGCTCATAATTGAAGAGACCCGTTTACTACGGGTTGTCACCAAAATTTTGCTTCCTCTCGCCCCACATGTTAAGGCTGCTTTCAGCACACCCCACTTTAATGCATCTTCATTCCATACATCATCCAGCACGAGCAGAAATCTCTTCCCAGACAATTCTTCTTCTAGCTTCCGCTTCACTAAATCTATTTCTGAGATGTTGACTGATGAACCTCCAGTAGCCAGTTGTAAAACGGCCTTCATTATCTCTGCGGGATTAAATTCGGCCCCAACAACTTTCCACATTGTTGGACTTGCAAAATGGTCTTGCACTCTCGCATCATTGTAAACATGCTGAGCAAGTGTAGTCTTCCCTAGGCCACCCATCCCAACGATGGCAATGACCTTCACTGTGCCATGGTggctttcatcatcatcatcatcatcatcatcatcctttgTTAACATGTCGACAATCTTATTCTTCTCTGGTTCTCTCCCTACAACAACAAAGCTATTGTGGGAGTGGGTCTCTCTGTTGTTGAGACTTGGTTCCGACATGGGGATGCTGCCTTGTTCTTGTAGCAAATTGGAAAGAATGGACTTTTGCAGCAAAATAGAATCCAGACTGTCTGTTATAGCTTTTATCATGCCACCTACCCTACTCTTAAACGCAACTTGATTATCAACAGAGAAGAAATCACTCACCGGCCTTAGAAAAGCTTTTGATCTTTGCTTCTTCTGGAAGACTTTGGTGTCATAGTAATCCACAACATCCTCGAGATCGTAGGCCAAGTATTTGAGCTTCTTCAGCAACTCCTTCACAGTATCTTCCATCAAAGGACGGGACTCGATGTGTTGGATCACCGTGTCAATGATCGGGGACagctccttgagcttctccatctTCCTTTTGATACCAGTTATTGTCTTGAGTTTCTCGTCGAGTTGGAGGAGATCTACCACCTTATCGACCATGAAGCGAGCTGTAGTAGCTACCAAAGCTGCTTCCATAGCTCCGGATGAAGAATGCAGAAGTTGTTTGGTGTGGAATGTGACTAACAATAGCTATGGAGAAGAAATAAGAAGCATTTATTTGCAGGCGATCGACGACTTTGAAGTCTTCATTTTGTAATTTGTATGGATTATTATTAAATCGACTTAAAATGGTACCAGCTCACCCTGACAGTGAGTGGAGTgggtattaattaaatttaagtcGGTCGCTAACGCCACATACAGGCCACAAATTTCCAATTTCAATGCTTAAAATATCTGTAATTTAtgcattaatattatttttaataaaaacatcATTTAATTATTGTAGTTACCATTAGATTTCTAATTAGAGTTCTATTAAAAAAAGTCT from Zingiber officinale cultivar Zhangliang chromosome 4B, Zo_v1.1, whole genome shotgun sequence includes:
- the LOC121977888 gene encoding glutamyl-tRNA(Gln) amidotransferase subunit B, chloroplastic/mitochondrial-like produces the protein MRKKEGLADYRYFPEPDLPEVVLTKEFVDKLCQGLPELPEAKRRRYEKMGLAMQDVLFLANDNHVAEFFDASLENGADPKLAANWIMGDISAFLKNERLSITEIKLTPFELSELIASIKNGTISGKIGKEILFELLAKGGTVQSLIEEKDLVQIVDPAAIEALVDKVLAANPKQLEQYRAGKTRLQGFFAGQVMKESKGKANPLVLNKILGVKLKGES
- the LOC121976245 gene encoding putative disease resistance protein RGA1 — encoded protein: MEAALVATTARFMVDKVVDLLQLDEKLKTITGIKRKMEKLKELSPIIDTVIQHIESRPLMEDTVKELLKKLKYLAYDLEDVVDYYDTKVFQKKQRSKAFLRPVSDFFSVDNQVAFKSRVGGMIKAITDSLDSILLQKSILSNLLQEQGSIPMSEPSLNNRETHSHNSFVVVGREPEKNKIVDMLTKDDDDDDDDDESHHGTVKVIAIVGMGGLGKTTLAQHVYNDARVQDHFASPTMWKVVGAEFNPAEIMKAVLQLATGGSSVNISEIDLVKRKLEEELSGKRFLLVLDDVWNEDALKWGVLKAALTCGARGSKILVTTRSKRVSSIMSSSDTTHQLQQLSRDDCLSLFQRFAFRDQAVDQNLMAIGAKVVEKCGGVPLAAISLGSMLRSTRDENYWSSVLNSEIWKLGNQEDKVLAVLKLSYDALPLRSKKCFAFASLFSKDVKMKKDELIKLWIANGFVRSEGNFDAETVGEHVFDDLVLRSFFLLVPSQYVTECTMHDLMHDLARSVSADVYWNSYQDSVENFGNRTYHLQIDPRKFPNMTQDLSKKPLYLRTFMHIYTFSHLSINLLELFSELKPLYLRALDLTRGRIREVPTSIGILIHLRYLNLSWNHIEVLLDSITLLPNLQYFNLSFNQKLRELPKKLGNMQNLRDLDLLSNYRLTHMPCGLSRLTNLRSLPLFIASGKPGACSIIELENLKLHGKMTIKFLKDFKNYSCGGRKILNNKNLNELCIVSNERYDKGMFVDLCPNTSLKRLEICGYSSPQFPVWLMESQLPNLVEVSLGNCRGCELIPPFGNLQFLKKLDLDYMDGITHLGAEFHGYRGFPSLRELSLVRMFNLEEWSESHVVDQLFPLLRKLLISWCPKLKSTPRLPRIQELKISYSESILSCIGRFTSLSLLQLTGMPDIASLPSGSIRNLTSLTKFQIRNCRQLQSLPVDEMQFLEMLRSLTIEECDNLVFFPSEVGSLSFLCFRWNGVIPQPKELVQILNLVDEFQIEICDNKFDLRGQLQYLTHAQKIMSIWFTS